cagcatttaaaagaGATGGGGGAATTAGGGAGGCAGAAAGTCAACGGTTGGGTGGAGACAGGGCCTGGGCTCAGTGAGTGGGCCTTCCCTATCTCTGAGTTTTCTGTAAGCCCAGGGCTCAGAAGCATCAGGGGGCACATCAGAAGAGCAATGCTCACCGTACGGGCTCTCATGTCTCTGTTATACACCAAccctggaatgaaaaaaaaacaagagaagggTTTCATGTTTCACAGGAGCAGGAGTTGCTCTGTTTCTCCTCACCTTTGGGGTCTGCCCAAGACTTTTtgagacagaaggaagaggaTTAATTcagatttctcctttttttgatttcttttctttagctgtTCTAGGACTCAAGCACCAACCCCAGTTGCTGGGAATGGAGAGCTCTGCCTCCAGACTTAATTGATCCCATTCAGGCTGCGTAAACTTGTAGCTTAGGGCACCCTGTACCCTGTGGAAGACAATGGCTGTTGGCACCACTCCCTTCCCACGCCCAGCGTTGTCCCAGCACCGTGATGAGCCCTGTCTCCATGCAGCCCCTTACCAGCGGGTGTCTCAGTTGCTCCTCGCTGCAGTAGGATTGCCCCACCCTCTGCTGTCAGATGTCTGTTTGCTTCTAAGAGCCTGGGGGAGACATGGCAGAGAGAttctgctgctggaaaaggGAGGCAGGGAAGTAAAAATGGCATGACAAGCTGACAGCGAGCTCCCAGACTGcttcagaaaagagcagaaagaagcagcagcttctggcagcagaagcaaaagGTCTTGCTGAGATACCAGAGGAGGACTTGAAAGGGGAAGTGTGGGGACAGTTTCCCTTTCTCGTTCATGCAGTCATAACTCTGTCTGAGGTGACAGCAGGCAGCAAATGAAGAGGACAGATGGGAACTCACCTCTGCAATGCTGCTTCGGGGCTCCGTGCTTTGGGAGTTTGCTGCTTTGCCTCTAGACTCAGTAATCTGTCAATCACCATCCGTTTTGATTTCAGCCACGCCTCAGTGTCCTGAAACAAAGAGAGGTAGGGAACAGGAGTAAGCACTCTCTTCTGAACCATTTTACCCCTTATCAGAGGGTAGAAGAGGGCACTTCACCCGTCAGCATCCCTCAGAGCTGGTACCAGTTATAGACATCATATTAAAAATGCCCATTTCCAGTGAAGCGGGAACAGCAATACTTAAAAGGCAAGGTAGGAACAGAAAGCTAAGCACTGCTGTAAAGAACATTAACTTTCTGCCCTTGAAATCTTTTGTACCCCTTCCTACCTCACTTTTGAGGACAACTGTCCAAAAGAACAAGGGAAATGTGGTATTTTTTGTCTCTCTGACCCTAGGCTTCTGTCCCACTGCTGCCAAAGCCCCAGCATCTGGTAGCTGTGATGGCAGGTTGGGAATGTAGCTTTATGTCCTgccaggaacagaaaaagaaatccaccaACCTTGCATGCAGGTCACCCAACAAGCTGTTGGCAAAAAGACAACTTCAGCTGGCAGTTGCTTGGACAGAGGTTCCAGTTCCTTTTGTACAAGGGCATGGCACAGACAAGTTGATGTCAGTGCTAAGGGACTTCAGGATGTGGAGCACTACCAAGTGTCCCCCAAGGGCCACCCTAAGCAGGGACCTCAGTCCATGGAACAAGGAGCAGATCTGTGCCTGATACTGCCAAAAGGAAGAGCCCTGAGACTTGTGTGACCTGCCAGGAACTGGTCACATCAGTGCTTTCTCTGTACAgatgagggaaataaaaaaaaacaccacttttttttatttaaaaaagggaTGGGAAGGACATGTGAAATCTAACCTCTGGAGCTAGCAGAAAGCCAAAATTTTCCAGCAGGATCAGCTTGTCCACCATCTCAGGATAAAGGAAACTGAACTGAGGGAAGATGAAACAatatgaaagaaagagaaaagctgagcATTGAGTGATGTCTTCGTCCTGCTACACTGGAaaggagggcagggcagggcctcTCCTCCCCTAAGATCCAAACCCCACGCAGTCTGTCCCTTCATTCCTCTCCCATTTGTTGTTTGAGCTGCAGAAATCACAAACTCCATGAAGAAAGGATGCTTTACTCACCATTCCTGCCACAGACCCACctgcaaaggaaagaagggTGCTCAGTTATGCACAGGACCCCCCCCCAATAACAGaactccccctccccacagtAGGAGCTGCCTTAGAAATAGAAATGCCTGTTGTACCAAGGGACAAAGCCCCAGCTACAGAGTAAAGccttcccagcaggcaggatgcaggcagagagcagggctATTGGCCAGCTGGACTCCCCATCCCGTGCCATCCCCATCTCCCTTTCAGATAGCAAAGGCCAGGGAGGAGTTACTAGTTAAAACAGTATGGTAGGCAGGGACTGTGAGCTGTggccagagcagccctgggaagcAAAACCCAGATCATGGCAAAACCCCATCATGTCCCAAGCACAAAGGGATAGAGCCTGGAGTCTGGTTCCCCTCAGCAAGCTCTGCGACCCACCAAGAAGGGCCTTGCTGTCCCCAGGCTTTGTGGCCTTGTGGGGACCAGACAGGAAGGCCTTCTGTGAATTCTCCTGCTGTAGACCACTCCTCTTTGCCCATCACTATTCCTtcctgggggtgggggaaaggccCACAGCAAGAGTTACCACTGTTTGTACTACAGGGTCTTGAAAACAGAGGCATTTCAAGGAAGGGCACAGATTTTTGAATCACTCAAGCAGGAACCTGGTACTTGACACAATATAATAAATATTCCAACCCAGCTCCTCACAGCATGTCTTGGAAGTCAATTATCTACTCCTATTTCCGTGAATCTCACCGCTTACAAGGACAAGAGCCACTTACCCATACTGTGACCCATCAGGGTGAACCGTCTCCACTGCAAAGCTAAGTGGCAACAGACAAAAACAGACAGTGATGCATTAGAAACCAGAGCAGCGGCATCTTGGTGCTTCACCAACACAGGCCCCTTCTCCTGGGAGAGCTTTTGCACTGCTTCATTTGTTTCCTAATCCAGAAATGAGGTGGCTAAGTAGGCCAGTTTTAAAGATAAAGAGCATCCACCATCTCATTTCCTTGGTAGTTAAGTCACGCAGCTCTCCAGCTCTCTCTGTAAGGCAAACAAACTACAGCAAACCCATTTATTGCCAGACTCGCGTCTGAAGCAAAGGAGCCTGACTGGGCAGCATCTGCCGGAAGAGAGAGACCCTGACAGAGCACCACGCTGCAGGACATTCTGCAAGAGCTGTGAGGACAGAGCCAGGTCCACTGCCTTGAGGAAAGTATGATTATTCCAAGTGAAAACTCTCTGTACCATTTAGCACATCAGGCTCTTCAGTCCATTTTTAGGGCACTCCGAGAGGCTTACATGAAAATACCGCTTCAACAGTGCTGCCCTTCTGAAATACACCTCACTGAAAGACATGTTTTACCCTGTGGCACGTCAAAGAACTTCTAAAGGCTCTCTGTATACTGAATGAGGGGTGCAAAACTGCACACGCCATGGCCTCCACCAAGATCAGAATACAGACGGGCAGTTAGATCAGGAATTATTAGGAGGCCAAGACACCTTGgctttcagatttctttctttgataCTAAAGCAAGCAGCAAGCTGCCATCAGGGAGAACCAGAGAGTCTCCAGCTTACACCTAACACTGGTTAGAAGGCACTGGCTGCTTACAAAAAGTCAGTCTAGCAAAACTATTTAGTTGCATCCACTTTGCCACTACTGCTTTTTAGTAAAGAAACACTTGCTTCCCAGGGCTTACTGTTTCTTCCTCTTACACACAGTGAGAAAGAGGGATGCTTATTCACTCTGTGGTCACAAAGCACCAGCTAACAACAGGCTGGGGAAAAGCAGAGCGAATGGACCCCTCTCCTGGCAGTAAATGCTGGCTGCTTGTTCCAAGGAGCAGGAACACTATAACACCCCCTGCACAAACATGCCCTCATGGGTGCCTTCAACTACCCACCTGCTGCCACCCGACGCACATCGGTCACGTAATCCAGAAAATAGTAGGGGGAGCCTGCAGGTCGGTGGGATGACAAGCCATGGCCAGAGAAATCCATTGCCACATAATAGCAATCTGAAAGGGAGAGAGTATCAGATGTGCAGCCCTGCAACACAACAAGAACCATCCTGATGAGCCAGACCTACCTCTGGGGAGCAGTGGAATGAGCTTGTCAAAGGTATTGGCATTGTCCAGCCAGCCGTGCAAGCACAGCACGGGGTGTCCCTCCGAAGGTCCCCAAGCCTTGGCTGCCACGTGGCCCCAGGGCACAGGGAACTTCAACTCTGAGAACATGCCCAAAATAGAGTGCTCGCAAGTGATGTCCCTGGAGAGCCACGTGCTTGGAGTAGGTCCCAGGGATCTTGTTAATGGCCCAGAACTCTGAAGAGAGTAATACAGGTCTTTAGTAACTCACCAGCCTCCTATGGTCTTAATTAGCAGCTTGCTGATTTATAGCTCCCCATTCAACATCCCAAGCTgccatccctgcctgcctgttTGGGGAAACCTCCTCCCAGCACGTACTAGCGATGCTCCTAGGAAGAAACAAGCTTTCCCTACACAAGAGGAGAAAGCGTCCCCTTTGTGTCTCCACAGCAGCTGCAACCCGACCAGAAGGCGCAGGAGATCTAGCAAGAAGGAACCACGCAGAATTCCGCCAGCTACCTGCAGTCAGCCAGCCACCTATCTTGGATCAAAAAGATCATTTCGGGAATAAGGATGCTGCCTCCAGTACTAGACTGTTACCACCTTCTCTCTTTTACCTTGGTGCTTCTCCTCTTTCACACCACCAGTCGGCACCTTCGGGAGAGCAGCTGGCTACCTGCCACAGAGCAGGTCACTGCTGCCACCCTCACGTGCAGCCCTCAGGGCCAGGGACTCTGCATGGCATATGGGTCCACAACCTGCCAGGCACCCACTTGACCTCAAACCTGTCTCGTCACTGCCGATCTGCCTGGCAATCACCGAGCTACATCTGACCTTTACTCAACCCCAGGCTCCTGAGTGAACCCCCCAGTACTACCCAGCCTCTGAGAATCTTCCAGGGGTGGTTTGAGTATCTCCCCTTTACCCCCAAGCCCTTCTGACCCCTAAGGCCTCTCATGGGGAGCCTGACCATCCCCTTACCAGTGACTTTGTCTCAGCTCTCTGCTCCCTTAAATAGCCCTCTGAGACCCCACAACAATTAAATCACTCTACAGCAAGTCCCCCCTGAGCCCATGCCTCTGTAAGGTGTGCAGACAGAGGGGGTGGGCTGAGAGGGGAGGCTGCTGTCAAGGCCCTGAGGGCACTTACAGGCCCTAATCGTCCAGATCGGCCACACCTGGGGCCTCCTCTGCATCTTTCCCTCCTGCCCATGAGCCTATTTAAGCTCAGCCCAGGACCAGCCCCAGCAATGCCCTAGCGATCACGGCCCTGCCTGCTGATCGTAGGGCTGTGTCTGACCCCGGCAGCCATTGCCAGGCCTCATCCTGACAGACGTGGGCCGACTTCCCGGCATGACCGTGGACCTGCCCCTTCCTCACGGACCTGCCTGATGAACTGGGCTCCTGAACCTGACTGCCCTGCCTGGGCCCAGGGGGACTCTGGTTCTGGGGTCCCCTCGGGTCCAGGGTAGGGGCCTCCCCAGGCGGGCAGGAAGGGCCGCCACAGCCGGGCCTTCGCCTCAGGGCGCTCCGGGACAGCTGGTCCTGGCTCCGGGGAAGAGCTGCCCGGGGACCGACCCCCGTCCGGCCCCGAGAGGGGCCCCCAGAGCCCCGCGGCTGCTGacgcccgccccggccccgctcccgcgcCGCCCGCTTGCTGCGCCCCGGCCCCCTCCTACCGCTCCGTCTGGCCGAGACGGCAGAGCAAGGCCGCGGCAGGAGGACgcagcccggcggcggggcgggccggacCGGCTGCACCGCCCTGCTCCCTGGGACGCCGGGCCCCCGCCTCCGGCCGCTCCGCCAGCCCGGGGCCGCCACGGCCCGAGGGAGGCGGCTGAGGGCGGGGCGAGTGCCGCCATCTTTGTCTCCCCTCATCACCTCACGGCTGCCGGGGTGCAGCTGGGAAAGGCGGTGGGAGCACAGCAGCGCGTCCTCCCCGGCCTCGGGAGCATTTCCCGGTTCCCCGCCGCTCCCCACCCGTGGCCCTACAGCAAGGGGCCATCCTGGCAAACACACGACCCTCCACAGCACCGCTCGTACTTGCTTTCCTCCTGGCCTGGC
Above is a genomic segment from Nyctibius grandis isolate bNycGra1 chromosome 5, bNycGra1.pri, whole genome shotgun sequence containing:
- the SERHL2 gene encoding serine hydrolase-like protein 2 isoform X2, with product MFSELKFPVPWGHVAAKAWGPSEGHPVLCLHGWLDNANTFDKLIPLLPRDCYYVAMDFSGHGLSSHRPAGSPYYFLDYVTDVRRVAAALQWRRFTLMGHSMGGSVAGMFSFLYPEMVDKLILLENFGFLLAPEDTEAWLKSKRMVIDRLLSLEAKQQTPKARSPEAALQRLLEANRHLTAEGGAILLQRGATETPAGLVYNRDMRARTQSQESFTVEQCVKLLQKVQDRVLIIVAQDGLLVLYKLGSRSRFVKALWEAFESTLKEHIQLVEVPGSHFVHLNEPQVVSGIISNFLMAQNARARL
- the SERHL2 gene encoding serine hydrolase-like protein 2 isoform X1, which encodes MFSELKFPVPWGHVAAKAWGPSEGHPVLCLHGWLDNANTFDKLIPLLPRDCYYVAMDFSGHGLSSHRPAGSPYYFLDYVTDVRRVAAALQWRRFTLMGHSMGGSVAGMDTEAWLKSKRMVIDRLLSLEAKQQTPKARSPEAALQRLLEANRHLTAEGGAILLQRGATETPAGLVYNRDMRARTQSQESFTVEQCVKLLQKVQDRVLIIVAQDGLLVLYKLGSRSRFVKALWEAFESTLKEHIQLVEVPGSHFVHLNEPQVVSGIISNFLMAQNARARL